GCCGCAGCACGACCCGCCACCGCTCCCACAGAAAACGCAGACCGGGACGCAGAACCCTCTCCGCCGGCTGCGCTCCGGCGCTCCCGCCCTTCACATCCCCTCCCCGCCCGCGAACACCGCCCGGTACCCCGGCATCCGCCACAACTCCTCGTGCGGTCCGACCGCCCGGATCCGTCCCGCATCCAGCCAGGCCACCGCGTCCGCGCGGGCCGCCGTCGACGCTCGGTGGGCGATCAGCAGCCGGGTGCCGTCCGTGCCGGCGCCCACCAGGGACTCGGTGATCCGGGCCTCCGTCACCGTGTCGAGGCTGGACAGGGCGTCGTCGAGGACGAGGAGGCGGCCGCCGTGGGCGAACGCCCGGGCCAGACCCAGGCGTTGGGACTCGCCGCCGGAGCGCGGGGCGTCGGCGCAGCGGGTCGCGTACCCGGCGGGGAGCCGGCTGACGAAGTCGTCCGCGTGGGCCGCGCGGGCCGCTTCCCGGATCCGGGCGGGGGAGGGGGCGGTGAGGCCGAGGCCGATCTCCTGCGCCAGGGTGCCGCCCAGCAGGGCGGGTCGTTCGAAGGCGTGGCCGATCGCCCGGCGCAGCTCGTCACGGGTCAGCTCCCGCAGCGGCACCCCGTCGAGCAGGACCTCCCCGGCGTCCGGGTCGGCGAGGCGGCCGGCGAGCGCCGCCAGCAGCGACTTGCCCGCGCCGGACCGGCCGACCACGGCGAGGGTCGTCCCACCGGGCACGACGAGGTCCACGCCGTCGAGCACGGCCCGTCCGCCGCGCCGGGCGGTGACACCGCGCAACTCCAACCGGCCGGGGCCGCAGGGCAGTCGGCGTTCGCCGTGCTCAGGGGCGGGCTCCGCGAGCACCTCGGTGAGCCGTCCGGCGGCGGCCCGGGCGCGGGCCAGGCCCGCGAGCTGTCCCACCAGGACACCGACGCCGGTCGCGAGCACCGCGTAGCGCGAGGCCGCGAGCA
Above is a window of Streptomyces sp. NBC_00490 DNA encoding:
- a CDS encoding ABC transporter ATP-binding protein, with protein sequence MAENVGTPHGPFGPAPARWLALCLASTAATGAALLLPAALGRTLDLLLAHDPATRWVLYCAALVLLIALLDACETVLGGTVDARTTAWLRRRLTAHVLAVGPRATARFGPGDLVARLVGNAAQAGTAPTSRAALLSALAGPVGGLVALALIDPWLAAVWLAGAPVLALLLRAFARDTRECVTRYQEAQGRIAAALSEAVGGHRTIAAAGTADRETARILRPLPELSSAGHRMWRVQGRAAGQSVAVAPLLQLGVVAVAGVLLARHRLTVGEVLAASRYAVLATGVGVLVGQLAGLARARAAAGRLTEVLAEPAPEHGERRLPCGPGRLELRGVTARRGGRAVLDGVDLVVPGGTTLAVVGRSGAGKSLLAALAGRLADPDAGEVLLDGVPLRELTRDELRRAIGHAFERPALLGGTLAQEIGLGLTAPSPARIREAARAAHADDFVSRLPAGYATRCADAPRSGGESQRLGLARAFAHGGRLLVLDDALSSLDTVTEARITESLVGAGTDGTRLLIAHRASTAARADAVAWLDAGRIRAVGPHEELWRMPGYRAVFAGGEGM